One region of Ovis canadensis isolate MfBH-ARS-UI-01 breed Bighorn chromosome Y, ARS-UI_OviCan_v2, whole genome shotgun sequence genomic DNA includes:
- the LOC138431349 gene encoding uncharacterized protein isoform X5 has product MYRELIHSFTQARTRKLIHSFTQAYMQELIHSFTQAYTWELIHSFTQARTRKLIHSFTQAHTRELIHSFTQAYTWELIHSFTQARTRKLIHSLRHTHENSFIHSLRHTHGNSFIHSLRHTHGNSFIHSLRHAHGNSFIHSLRHTHENSFIDSLRHAHGSSSIHSLRHAHGSSSIHSLRPARRSSSIHSLGHAHGNSSIHSLGPAFPHNWVLSSVYSGSSARVTLPSITESDQSLSPAPKHRPRLTNALFTAPRARLLRSPHVPSTRSRFQSGLCPRAALAWGPAREASANIDFGGGVLKAGSFRARTPQTPGFRGEAAEGAGRGVRSARLRALNFRGPQLGHQAGRAAGAGRAGDPRPGAELTSRRAARLWAAPRPAHPGPATAGARRPRTRSGWGPWRRDDASAWLGGWSPGERPRPGALGRVVPTARCAHTMPVSDQAFVTLATNDVYCQGALVLGQSLREHGATRRLVVLLTPQVSTPLRVILSRVFDEVIEVNLIDSADYVHLAFLKRPDLGITLTKLHCWTLTHYSKCVFLDADTLAASPCWWIPTS; this is encoded by the exons ATGTACAGggagctcattcattcattcactcaggcaCGTACACggaaactcattcattcattcactcaggcaTACATGCaggaactcattcattcattcactcaggcaTACACATgggaactcattcattcattcactcaggcaCGCACACggaaactcattcattcattcactcaggcaCACACACgagaactcattcattcattcactcaggcaTACACATgggaactcattcattcattcactcaggcaCGCACACGgaaactcattcattcactcaggcaCACACACgagaactcattcattcattcactcaggcaTACACACgggaactcattcattcattcactcaggcaTACACACgggaactcattcattcattcactcaggcaCGCACACggaaactcattcattcattcactcaggcaCACACACGAGAACTCATTCATTGATTCACTCAGGCACGCACACGGgagttcatccattcattcactcaggcaCGCACACGGGagctcatccattcattcactgaggCCGGCACGCAGGagctcatccattcattcactcggGCACGCACACGGaaactcatccattcattcactcggGCCTGCGTTCCCTCATAACTGGGTTCTCTCCTCCGTCTACTCAGGTTCATCCGCCCGCGTTACGCTTCCCTCCATCACCGAGTCTGATCAGTCCCTCTCTCCTGCGCCCAAGCACCGCCCACGCCTCACCAACGCACTGTTCACGGCCCCCCGCGCGCGCCTCCTCCGCTCACCGCACGTTCCCTCCACAAGGTCACGTTTCCAGAGTGGCCTCTGCCCCCGGGCCGCGCTGGCCTGGGGCCCGGCCCGTGAGGCCAGTGCAAACATTGACTTTGGGGGCGGCGTATTAAAGGCTGGAAGTTTTAGAGCCAGGACGCCCCAGACGCCTGGATTCCGCGGAGAGGCGGCCGAGGGAGCGGGGCGCGGAGTCCGAAGTGCCCGCCTCCGGGCTCTCAATTTCCGGGGGCCTCAGCTGGGGCACCAGGCGGGGCGCGCGGCTGGGGCGGGCCGTGCGGGAGACCCCCGCCCGGGGGCGGAGCTGACCTCGCGGAGAGCCGCCCGCCTCtgggccgcgccccgccccgcccaccccggGCCAGCAACTGCAGGAGCGCGGAG GCCTCGAACTCGCAGCGGGTGGGGCCCCTGGAGACGAGACGACGCCTCCGCTTGGCTCGGCGGCTGGAGCCCGGGAGAGAGGCCGCGCCCGGGCGCCCTCGGCCGCGTGGTGCCCACCGCGCGCTGCGCCCACACCATGCCCG TGTCCGACCAGGCGTTTGTCACGCTGGCCACCAACGACGTGTACTGCCAGGGGGCCTTGGTGCTGGGGCAGTCACTCCGGGAGCACGGGGCCACCAGGAGGCTGGTGGTGCTGCTCACGCCTCAGGTGTCCACCCCGCTCAG GGTTATCCTCTCAAGGGTGTTCGATGAGGTCATCGAGGTGAACCTCATAGACAGCGCGGACTACGTCCACCTGGCCTTTCTGAAGAGACCTGACCTCGGAATCACCCTCACCAAGCTTCACTGCTGGACGCTCACCCATTACAGCAAATGCGTCTTCCTGGATGCAGACACGTTG GCTGCTAGCCCGTGCTGGTGGATCCCCACCAGCTAA
- the LOC138431349 gene encoding glycogenin-2 isoform X7: MGLELAAGGAPGDETTPPLGSAAGARERGRARAPSAAWCPPRAAPTPCPCPTRRLSRWPPTTCTARGPWCWGSHSGSTGPPGGWWCCSRLRCPPRSARQAPPVRGILQARILPWVAISSSRASSQPRDATGVFCVSRVILSRVFDEVIEVNLIDSADYVHLAFLKRPDLGITLTKLHCWTLTHYSKCVFLDADTLVLSNIDELFDRREFSAAPDPGWPDCFNSGVFVFQPSLETHSLLLQHAVEHGSFDGADQGLLNSFFSNWSTADIQKHLPFIYNLSSNTTYTYSPAFKQFGSSAKVVHFLGSSKPWNYKYNPQTRSVLEEGSGPADQPQTSFLNQWWGIYHRSILPLCENIRNKDHQAPPGHTARLGGIGVPRSSVAATAEGSCANPAEGPRQASSADSSERTVGVEGDIPTLAACPSEETVGCREIETRGEVRRDLFSTPSPQFADLTEIQSCSRQAENEGGAPAEDALEPSREPPADVSRDPSPQDALEVDLTISVSQISIEEKLKVLSPEEERRKWEEGRMDYLGKDAFARIQEKLDRFLQ; encoded by the exons atgg GCCTCGAACTCGCAGCGGGTGGGGCCCCTGGAGACGAGACGACGCCTCCGCTTGGCTCGGCGGCTGGAGCCCGGGAGAGAGGCCGCGCCCGGGCGCCCTCGGCCGCGTGGTGCCCACCGCGCGCTGCGCCCACACCATGCCCG TGTCCGACCAGGCGTTTGTCACGCTGGCCACCAACGACGTGTACTGCCAGGGGGCCTTGGTGCTGGGGCAGTCACTCCGGGAGCACGGGGCCACCAGGAGGCTGGTGGTGCTGCTCACGCCTCAGGTGTCCACCCCGCTCAG cccgccaggcgccccctgtccgtgggattctccaggcaaggatcctgccgtgggtagccatttcctcctccagggcgtccTCCCAACCTCGGGATGCAACCGGTGTCTTCTGCGtaagcag GGTTATCCTCTCAAGGGTGTTCGATGAGGTCATCGAGGTGAACCTCATAGACAGCGCGGACTACGTCCACCTGGCCTTTCTGAAGAGACCTGACCTCGGAATCACCCTCACCAAGCTTCACTGCTGGACGCTCACCCATTACAGCAAATGCGTCTTCCTGGATGCAGACACGTTG GTGCTGTCCAACATCGATGAGCTATTCGACAGGAGGGAGTTTTCTGCGGCCCCGGATCCCGGGTGGCCGGATTGCTTCAATAGCGGGGTGTTTGTCTTCCAACCCTCGCTGGAGACGCACAGCCTCTTGCTACAGCACGCCGTTGAGCACGGCAGCTTTGATG GGGCAGACCAAGGCTTGCTGAACAGTTTCTTCAGTAACTGGTCCACCGCCGACATCCAGAAACACTTGCCCTTCATCTATAACTTGAGCAGCAACACCACGTACACCTACAGCCCTGCTTTCAAACA ATTCGGCTCCAGTGCGAAGGTGGTCCACTTTCTGGGGTCCTCGAAGCCTTGGAACTACAAGTACAATCCCCAGACGCGCTCCGTTTTGGAGGAGGGCTCCGGGCCGGCCGACCAGCCTCAGACGTCCTTCCTAAACCAGTGGTGGGGAATTTACCACCGTAGCATCTTGCCCCTTTGTGAAAATATCCGGAACAAGGACCACCAGGCGCCCCCAGGTCACACG GCTCGCCTTGGAGGCATCGGGGTGCCGCGTTCCAGTGTAGCAGCCACAGCAGAGGGGTCGTGTGCGAATCCAGCAGAGGGGCCCCGGCAGGCTAGCTCTGCTGACAGCTCGGAGAGGAccgtgggggtggagggagacaTCCCCACTCTGGCAGCGTGCCCTTCCGAAGAG acgGTAGGTTGTCGAGAAATAGAGACTCGAGGTGAAGTGCGACGTGACCTGTTCTCAACACCCTCCCCCCAGTTTGCAGACCTCACAGAGATCCAAAGCTGTTCG CGGCAGGCGGAGAACGAAGGAGGTGCCCCAGCCGAGGACGCCTTGGAACCGAGCCGGGAGCCCCCTGCGGATGTCAGCAGGGACCCCAGTCCCCAGGACGCTCTGGAG GTGGACCTGACCATTTCCGTCTCCCAGATCTCCATCGAAGAGAAGCTCAAGGTCCTGAGTCCCGAGGAGGAGCggaggaagtgggaggaggggcgCATGGATTACCTGGGGAAGGACGCCTTCGCCCGCATTCAGGAAAAGCTGGACCGCTTCCTGCAGTGA
- the LOC138431349 gene encoding glycogenin-2 isoform X6, with the protein MGVCLELAAGGAPGDETTPPLGSAAGARERGRARAPSAAWCPPRAAPTPCPCPTRRLSRWPPTTCTARGPWCWGSHSGSTGPPGGWWCCSRLRCPPRSARQAPPVRGILQARILPWVAISSSRASSQPRDATGVFCVSRVILSRVFDEVIEVNLIDSADYVHLAFLKRPDLGITLTKLHCWTLTHYSKCVFLDADTLVLSNIDELFDRREFSAAPDPGWPDCFNSGVFVFQPSLETHSLLLQHAVEHGSFDGADQGLLNSFFSNWSTADIQKHLPFIYNLSSNTTYTYSPAFKQFGSSAKVVHFLGSSKPWNYKYNPQTRSVLEEGSGPADQPQTSFLNQWWGIYHRSILPLCENIRNKDHQAPPGHTARLGGIGVPRSSVAATAEGSCANPAEGPRQASSADSSERTVGVEGDIPTLAACPSEETVGCREIETRGEVRRDLFSTPSPQFADLTEIQSCSRQAENEGGAPAEDALEPSREPPADVSRDPSPQDALEVDLTISVSQISIEEKLKVLSPEEERRKWEEGRMDYLGKDAFARIQEKLDRFLQ; encoded by the exons atgggtgtgt GCCTCGAACTCGCAGCGGGTGGGGCCCCTGGAGACGAGACGACGCCTCCGCTTGGCTCGGCGGCTGGAGCCCGGGAGAGAGGCCGCGCCCGGGCGCCCTCGGCCGCGTGGTGCCCACCGCGCGCTGCGCCCACACCATGCCCG TGTCCGACCAGGCGTTTGTCACGCTGGCCACCAACGACGTGTACTGCCAGGGGGCCTTGGTGCTGGGGCAGTCACTCCGGGAGCACGGGGCCACCAGGAGGCTGGTGGTGCTGCTCACGCCTCAGGTGTCCACCCCGCTCAG cccgccaggcgccccctgtccgtgggattctccaggcaaggatcctgccgtgggtagccatttcctcctccagggcgtccTCCCAACCTCGGGATGCAACCGGTGTCTTCTGCGtaagcag GGTTATCCTCTCAAGGGTGTTCGATGAGGTCATCGAGGTGAACCTCATAGACAGCGCGGACTACGTCCACCTGGCCTTTCTGAAGAGACCTGACCTCGGAATCACCCTCACCAAGCTTCACTGCTGGACGCTCACCCATTACAGCAAATGCGTCTTCCTGGATGCAGACACGTTG GTGCTGTCCAACATCGATGAGCTATTCGACAGGAGGGAGTTTTCTGCGGCCCCGGATCCCGGGTGGCCGGATTGCTTCAATAGCGGGGTGTTTGTCTTCCAACCCTCGCTGGAGACGCACAGCCTCTTGCTACAGCACGCCGTTGAGCACGGCAGCTTTGATG GGGCAGACCAAGGCTTGCTGAACAGTTTCTTCAGTAACTGGTCCACCGCCGACATCCAGAAACACTTGCCCTTCATCTATAACTTGAGCAGCAACACCACGTACACCTACAGCCCTGCTTTCAAACA ATTCGGCTCCAGTGCGAAGGTGGTCCACTTTCTGGGGTCCTCGAAGCCTTGGAACTACAAGTACAATCCCCAGACGCGCTCCGTTTTGGAGGAGGGCTCCGGGCCGGCCGACCAGCCTCAGACGTCCTTCCTAAACCAGTGGTGGGGAATTTACCACCGTAGCATCTTGCCCCTTTGTGAAAATATCCGGAACAAGGACCACCAGGCGCCCCCAGGTCACACG GCTCGCCTTGGAGGCATCGGGGTGCCGCGTTCCAGTGTAGCAGCCACAGCAGAGGGGTCGTGTGCGAATCCAGCAGAGGGGCCCCGGCAGGCTAGCTCTGCTGACAGCTCGGAGAGGAccgtgggggtggagggagacaTCCCCACTCTGGCAGCGTGCCCTTCCGAAGAG acgGTAGGTTGTCGAGAAATAGAGACTCGAGGTGAAGTGCGACGTGACCTGTTCTCAACACCCTCCCCCCAGTTTGCAGACCTCACAGAGATCCAAAGCTGTTCG CGGCAGGCGGAGAACGAAGGAGGTGCCCCAGCCGAGGACGCCTTGGAACCGAGCCGGGAGCCCCCTGCGGATGTCAGCAGGGACCCCAGTCCCCAGGACGCTCTGGAG GTGGACCTGACCATTTCCGTCTCCCAGATCTCCATCGAAGAGAAGCTCAAGGTCCTGAGTCCCGAGGAGGAGCggaggaagtgggaggaggggcgCATGGATTACCTGGGGAAGGACGCCTTCGCCCGCATTCAGGAAAAGCTGGACCGCTTCCTGCAGTGA
- the LOC138431349 gene encoding glycogenin-2 isoform X9 yields MPVSDQAFVTLATNDVYCQGALVLGQSLREHGATRRLVVLLTPQVSTPLRVILSRVFDEVIEVNLIDSADYVHLAFLKRPDLGITLTKLHCWTLTHYSKCVFLDADTLVLSNIDELFDRREFSAAPDPGWPDCFNSGVFVFQPSLETHSLLLQHAVEHGSFDGADQGLLNSFFSNWSTADIQKHLPFIYNLSSNTTYTYSPAFKQFGSSAKVVHFLGSSKPWNYKYNPQTRSVLEEGSGPADQPQTSFLNQWWGIYHRSILPLCENIRNKDHQAPPGHTARLGGIGVPRSSVAATAEGSCANPAEGPRQASSADSSERTVGVEGDIPTLAACPSEETVGCREIETRGEVRRDLFSTPSPQFADLTEIQSCSRQAENEGGAPAEDALEPSREPPADVSRDPSPQDALEVDLTISVSQISIEEKLKVLSPEEERRKWEEGRMDYLGKDAFARIQEKLDRFLQ; encoded by the exons ATGCCCG TGTCCGACCAGGCGTTTGTCACGCTGGCCACCAACGACGTGTACTGCCAGGGGGCCTTGGTGCTGGGGCAGTCACTCCGGGAGCACGGGGCCACCAGGAGGCTGGTGGTGCTGCTCACGCCTCAGGTGTCCACCCCGCTCAG GGTTATCCTCTCAAGGGTGTTCGATGAGGTCATCGAGGTGAACCTCATAGACAGCGCGGACTACGTCCACCTGGCCTTTCTGAAGAGACCTGACCTCGGAATCACCCTCACCAAGCTTCACTGCTGGACGCTCACCCATTACAGCAAATGCGTCTTCCTGGATGCAGACACGTTG GTGCTGTCCAACATCGATGAGCTATTCGACAGGAGGGAGTTTTCTGCGGCCCCGGATCCCGGGTGGCCGGATTGCTTCAATAGCGGGGTGTTTGTCTTCCAACCCTCGCTGGAGACGCACAGCCTCTTGCTACAGCACGCCGTTGAGCACGGCAGCTTTGATG GGGCAGACCAAGGCTTGCTGAACAGTTTCTTCAGTAACTGGTCCACCGCCGACATCCAGAAACACTTGCCCTTCATCTATAACTTGAGCAGCAACACCACGTACACCTACAGCCCTGCTTTCAAACA ATTCGGCTCCAGTGCGAAGGTGGTCCACTTTCTGGGGTCCTCGAAGCCTTGGAACTACAAGTACAATCCCCAGACGCGCTCCGTTTTGGAGGAGGGCTCCGGGCCGGCCGACCAGCCTCAGACGTCCTTCCTAAACCAGTGGTGGGGAATTTACCACCGTAGCATCTTGCCCCTTTGTGAAAATATCCGGAACAAGGACCACCAGGCGCCCCCAGGTCACACG GCTCGCCTTGGAGGCATCGGGGTGCCGCGTTCCAGTGTAGCAGCCACAGCAGAGGGGTCGTGTGCGAATCCAGCAGAGGGGCCCCGGCAGGCTAGCTCTGCTGACAGCTCGGAGAGGAccgtgggggtggagggagacaTCCCCACTCTGGCAGCGTGCCCTTCCGAAGAG acgGTAGGTTGTCGAGAAATAGAGACTCGAGGTGAAGTGCGACGTGACCTGTTCTCAACACCCTCCCCCCAGTTTGCAGACCTCACAGAGATCCAAAGCTGTTCG CGGCAGGCGGAGAACGAAGGAGGTGCCCCAGCCGAGGACGCCTTGGAACCGAGCCGGGAGCCCCCTGCGGATGTCAGCAGGGACCCCAGTCCCCAGGACGCTCTGGAG GTGGACCTGACCATTTCCGTCTCCCAGATCTCCATCGAAGAGAAGCTCAAGGTCCTGAGTCCCGAGGAGGAGCggaggaagtgggaggaggggcgCATGGATTACCTGGGGAAGGACGCCTTCGCCCGCATTCAGGAAAAGCTGGACCGCTTCCTGCAGTGA
- the LOC138431349 gene encoding glycogenin-2 isoform X10 has protein sequence MPVSDQAFVTLATNDVYCQGALVLGQSLREHGATRRLVVLLTPQVSTPLRVILSRVFDEVIEVNLIDSADYVHLAFLKRPDLGITLTKLHCWTLTHYSKCVFLDADTLVLSNIDELFDRREFSAAPDPGWPDCFNSGVFVFQPSLETHSLLLQHAVEHGSFDGADQGLLNSFFSNWSTADIQKHLPFIYNLSSNTTYTYSPAFKQFGSSAKVVHFLGSSKPWNYKYNPQTRSVLEEGSGPADQPQTSFLNQWWGIYHRSILPLCENIRNKDHQAPPGHTARLGGIGVPRSSVAATAEGSCANPAEGPRQASSADSSERTVGVEGDIPTLAACPSEERQAENEGGAPAEDALEPSREPPADVSRDPSPQDALEVDLTISVSQISIEEKLKVLSPEEERRKWEEGRMDYLGKDAFARIQEKLDRFLQ, from the exons ATGCCCG TGTCCGACCAGGCGTTTGTCACGCTGGCCACCAACGACGTGTACTGCCAGGGGGCCTTGGTGCTGGGGCAGTCACTCCGGGAGCACGGGGCCACCAGGAGGCTGGTGGTGCTGCTCACGCCTCAGGTGTCCACCCCGCTCAG GGTTATCCTCTCAAGGGTGTTCGATGAGGTCATCGAGGTGAACCTCATAGACAGCGCGGACTACGTCCACCTGGCCTTTCTGAAGAGACCTGACCTCGGAATCACCCTCACCAAGCTTCACTGCTGGACGCTCACCCATTACAGCAAATGCGTCTTCCTGGATGCAGACACGTTG GTGCTGTCCAACATCGATGAGCTATTCGACAGGAGGGAGTTTTCTGCGGCCCCGGATCCCGGGTGGCCGGATTGCTTCAATAGCGGGGTGTTTGTCTTCCAACCCTCGCTGGAGACGCACAGCCTCTTGCTACAGCACGCCGTTGAGCACGGCAGCTTTGATG GGGCAGACCAAGGCTTGCTGAACAGTTTCTTCAGTAACTGGTCCACCGCCGACATCCAGAAACACTTGCCCTTCATCTATAACTTGAGCAGCAACACCACGTACACCTACAGCCCTGCTTTCAAACA ATTCGGCTCCAGTGCGAAGGTGGTCCACTTTCTGGGGTCCTCGAAGCCTTGGAACTACAAGTACAATCCCCAGACGCGCTCCGTTTTGGAGGAGGGCTCCGGGCCGGCCGACCAGCCTCAGACGTCCTTCCTAAACCAGTGGTGGGGAATTTACCACCGTAGCATCTTGCCCCTTTGTGAAAATATCCGGAACAAGGACCACCAGGCGCCCCCAGGTCACACG GCTCGCCTTGGAGGCATCGGGGTGCCGCGTTCCAGTGTAGCAGCCACAGCAGAGGGGTCGTGTGCGAATCCAGCAGAGGGGCCCCGGCAGGCTAGCTCTGCTGACAGCTCGGAGAGGAccgtgggggtggagggagacaTCCCCACTCTGGCAGCGTGCCCTTCCGAAGAG CGGCAGGCGGAGAACGAAGGAGGTGCCCCAGCCGAGGACGCCTTGGAACCGAGCCGGGAGCCCCCTGCGGATGTCAGCAGGGACCCCAGTCCCCAGGACGCTCTGGAG GTGGACCTGACCATTTCCGTCTCCCAGATCTCCATCGAAGAGAAGCTCAAGGTCCTGAGTCCCGAGGAGGAGCggaggaagtgggaggaggggcgCATGGATTACCTGGGGAAGGACGCCTTCGCCCGCATTCAGGAAAAGCTGGACCGCTTCCTGCAGTGA
- the LOC138431349 gene encoding glycogenin-2 isoform X11, which translates to MPVSDQAFVTLATNDVYCQGALVLGQSLREHGATRRLVVLLTPQVSTPLRVILSRVFDEVIEVNLIDSADYVHLAFLKRPDLGITLTKLHCWTLTHYSKCVFLDADTLVLSNIDELFDRREFSAAPDPGWPDCFNSGVFVFQPSLETHSLLLQHAVEHGSFDGADQGLLNSFFSNWSTADIQKHLPFIYNLSSNTTYTYSPAFKQFGSSAKVVHFLGSSKPWNYKYNPQTRSVLEEGSGPADQPQTSFLNQWWGIYHRSILPLCENIRNKDHQAPPGHTARLGGIGVPRSSVAATAEGSCANPAEGPRQASSADSSERTVGVEGDIPTLAACPSEEVDLTISVSQISIEEKLKVLSPEEERRKWEEGRMDYLGKDAFARIQEKLDRFLQ; encoded by the exons ATGCCCG TGTCCGACCAGGCGTTTGTCACGCTGGCCACCAACGACGTGTACTGCCAGGGGGCCTTGGTGCTGGGGCAGTCACTCCGGGAGCACGGGGCCACCAGGAGGCTGGTGGTGCTGCTCACGCCTCAGGTGTCCACCCCGCTCAG GGTTATCCTCTCAAGGGTGTTCGATGAGGTCATCGAGGTGAACCTCATAGACAGCGCGGACTACGTCCACCTGGCCTTTCTGAAGAGACCTGACCTCGGAATCACCCTCACCAAGCTTCACTGCTGGACGCTCACCCATTACAGCAAATGCGTCTTCCTGGATGCAGACACGTTG GTGCTGTCCAACATCGATGAGCTATTCGACAGGAGGGAGTTTTCTGCGGCCCCGGATCCCGGGTGGCCGGATTGCTTCAATAGCGGGGTGTTTGTCTTCCAACCCTCGCTGGAGACGCACAGCCTCTTGCTACAGCACGCCGTTGAGCACGGCAGCTTTGATG GGGCAGACCAAGGCTTGCTGAACAGTTTCTTCAGTAACTGGTCCACCGCCGACATCCAGAAACACTTGCCCTTCATCTATAACTTGAGCAGCAACACCACGTACACCTACAGCCCTGCTTTCAAACA ATTCGGCTCCAGTGCGAAGGTGGTCCACTTTCTGGGGTCCTCGAAGCCTTGGAACTACAAGTACAATCCCCAGACGCGCTCCGTTTTGGAGGAGGGCTCCGGGCCGGCCGACCAGCCTCAGACGTCCTTCCTAAACCAGTGGTGGGGAATTTACCACCGTAGCATCTTGCCCCTTTGTGAAAATATCCGGAACAAGGACCACCAGGCGCCCCCAGGTCACACG GCTCGCCTTGGAGGCATCGGGGTGCCGCGTTCCAGTGTAGCAGCCACAGCAGAGGGGTCGTGTGCGAATCCAGCAGAGGGGCCCCGGCAGGCTAGCTCTGCTGACAGCTCGGAGAGGAccgtgggggtggagggagacaTCCCCACTCTGGCAGCGTGCCCTTCCGAAGAG GTGGACCTGACCATTTCCGTCTCCCAGATCTCCATCGAAGAGAAGCTCAAGGTCCTGAGTCCCGAGGAGGAGCggaggaagtgggaggaggggcgCATGGATTACCTGGGGAAGGACGCCTTCGCCCGCATTCAGGAAAAGCTGGACCGCTTCCTGCAGTGA
- the LOC138431349 gene encoding glycogenin-2 isoform X8, giving the protein MPVSDQAFVTLATNDVYCQGALVLGQSLREHGATRRLVVLLTPQVSTPLRASSQPRDATGVFCVSRVILSRVFDEVIEVNLIDSADYVHLAFLKRPDLGITLTKLHCWTLTHYSKCVFLDADTLVLSNIDELFDRREFSAAPDPGWPDCFNSGVFVFQPSLETHSLLLQHAVEHGSFDGADQGLLNSFFSNWSTADIQKHLPFIYNLSSNTTYTYSPAFKQFGSSAKVVHFLGSSKPWNYKYNPQTRSVLEEGSGPADQPQTSFLNQWWGIYHRSILPLCENIRNKDHQAPPGHTARLGGIGVPRSSVAATAEGSCANPAEGPRQASSADSSERTVGVEGDIPTLAACPSEETVGCREIETRGEVRRDLFSTPSPQFADLTEIQSCSRQAENEGGAPAEDALEPSREPPADVSRDPSPQDALEVDLTISVSQISIEEKLKVLSPEEERRKWEEGRMDYLGKDAFARIQEKLDRFLQ; this is encoded by the exons ATGCCCG TGTCCGACCAGGCGTTTGTCACGCTGGCCACCAACGACGTGTACTGCCAGGGGGCCTTGGTGCTGGGGCAGTCACTCCGGGAGCACGGGGCCACCAGGAGGCTGGTGGTGCTGCTCACGCCTCAGGTGTCCACCCCGCTCAG ggcgtccTCCCAACCTCGGGATGCAACCGGTGTCTTCTGCGtaagcag GGTTATCCTCTCAAGGGTGTTCGATGAGGTCATCGAGGTGAACCTCATAGACAGCGCGGACTACGTCCACCTGGCCTTTCTGAAGAGACCTGACCTCGGAATCACCCTCACCAAGCTTCACTGCTGGACGCTCACCCATTACAGCAAATGCGTCTTCCTGGATGCAGACACGTTG GTGCTGTCCAACATCGATGAGCTATTCGACAGGAGGGAGTTTTCTGCGGCCCCGGATCCCGGGTGGCCGGATTGCTTCAATAGCGGGGTGTTTGTCTTCCAACCCTCGCTGGAGACGCACAGCCTCTTGCTACAGCACGCCGTTGAGCACGGCAGCTTTGATG GGGCAGACCAAGGCTTGCTGAACAGTTTCTTCAGTAACTGGTCCACCGCCGACATCCAGAAACACTTGCCCTTCATCTATAACTTGAGCAGCAACACCACGTACACCTACAGCCCTGCTTTCAAACA ATTCGGCTCCAGTGCGAAGGTGGTCCACTTTCTGGGGTCCTCGAAGCCTTGGAACTACAAGTACAATCCCCAGACGCGCTCCGTTTTGGAGGAGGGCTCCGGGCCGGCCGACCAGCCTCAGACGTCCTTCCTAAACCAGTGGTGGGGAATTTACCACCGTAGCATCTTGCCCCTTTGTGAAAATATCCGGAACAAGGACCACCAGGCGCCCCCAGGTCACACG GCTCGCCTTGGAGGCATCGGGGTGCCGCGTTCCAGTGTAGCAGCCACAGCAGAGGGGTCGTGTGCGAATCCAGCAGAGGGGCCCCGGCAGGCTAGCTCTGCTGACAGCTCGGAGAGGAccgtgggggtggagggagacaTCCCCACTCTGGCAGCGTGCCCTTCCGAAGAG acgGTAGGTTGTCGAGAAATAGAGACTCGAGGTGAAGTGCGACGTGACCTGTTCTCAACACCCTCCCCCCAGTTTGCAGACCTCACAGAGATCCAAAGCTGTTCG CGGCAGGCGGAGAACGAAGGAGGTGCCCCAGCCGAGGACGCCTTGGAACCGAGCCGGGAGCCCCCTGCGGATGTCAGCAGGGACCCCAGTCCCCAGGACGCTCTGGAG GTGGACCTGACCATTTCCGTCTCCCAGATCTCCATCGAAGAGAAGCTCAAGGTCCTGAGTCCCGAGGAGGAGCggaggaagtgggaggaggggcgCATGGATTACCTGGGGAAGGACGCCTTCGCCCGCATTCAGGAAAAGCTGGACCGCTTCCTGCAGTGA